A part of Gracilimonas sediminicola genomic DNA contains:
- a CDS encoding HD domain-containing protein — MHEFLTMDSEIIEKTEEYVRKKLQGEGTGHDWWHIHRVRNTALQLAKIEDADLFIVELAALLHDIADHKFHDGDEEIGPATARNWLENLGVGESIINRVCTIIRDVSFKGAEVETKMDSIEGKVVQDADRLDALGAIGIARAFAYGGHKGRELYNPEIKPESHATFEAYKKSTGPTLNHFYEKLFLLKDRMNTQAGRKEAEKRHQFMKEFVDQFFSEWGGDFEL, encoded by the coding sequence ATGCATGAATTTTTGACCATGGATTCAGAAATCATTGAAAAAACAGAAGAGTACGTAAGAAAGAAATTGCAGGGTGAAGGAACCGGTCACGATTGGTGGCACATACACCGGGTAAGAAACACGGCACTTCAGCTGGCAAAGATTGAAGATGCTGATCTTTTTATCGTGGAACTGGCAGCCTTACTGCATGACATTGCTGATCATAAGTTTCATGACGGGGATGAGGAAATCGGGCCGGCCACTGCCCGAAATTGGCTGGAAAATCTCGGTGTTGGTGAGTCCATCATCAACAGAGTATGCACCATCATCCGAGATGTATCATTTAAAGGCGCTGAAGTTGAAACGAAGATGGATTCCATTGAAGGAAAAGTAGTACAGGATGCTGACCGGCTGGATGCTTTAGGCGCCATCGGGATTGCGAGGGCTTTTGCTTATGGCGGACATAAAGGCCGCGAACTATACAACCCGGAAATTAAGCCTGAAAGCCATGCTACTTTTGAAGCCTACAAGAAAAGCACCGGACCAACCCTTAATCATTTTTATGAGAAGCTGTTTCTGCTCAAAGACCGGATGAACACCCAAGCCGGAAGAAAAGAAGCGGAAAAGCGACATCAGTTTATGAAAGAATTCGTTGATCAATTCTTTTCTGAATGGGGCGGAGATTTTGAATTATGA
- a CDS encoding prolyl oligopeptidase family serine peptidase, with protein MHSQKNRLFLIIIAALLFPVWATAQGVLSFEDVMKFEDIGSIELSASGDWVAYEVWPDRGDGRVEVKSINGRNTYSITLGASPEITQNGTWVAAFRKVPLAEELKSDKNKPKQGLSLLSTSDGSITEFDSVRSFAFSEDGSWLAIQHHQSKEVEDLKSGNKKLGTEVTLWNTESGSVFSLPFVRKMEFDSLSNYLAYSVADTSGAENGLYVFDLNDQDSRAIDLVENGLYGNLTWDYDLQKLAFTKATYDTSYVESNASVHIWNTQNEELSTLLNADAGNEGYVLRSNNELTFTNDGQRLFFGFMDAEMAALDARKDAAEDDEIDIYDVDDIIEDRGLDIWHGDDPRIKTHEKKSWNSTKNHLYLAVYHLDSDEWVQLADHEMPEIDIAHNPNVVLGSSQVPYMKEMTWEGFFNDWYYVNLETGKRTLIGKKLSEGVSLSPGGTFAAFYVNKHWNLLDIEKGVTRNITANLEVPFYNEDHDYPSRVPDYGIAGWVEDDRAVMIYDKYDIWRFPTDFSEPVSITDGAGREAKRIFRIERMDKDWGEPYANNEELLLTSYHDLKKNFGFYSAKVNQTGVSRLLEEDKKFTFVDKAKDANTILYKREAYDEFPNIWVANNRQFKRKNKLTNLHEDLHKKWNWGKAELIDWLSLDGKYIQGVVIKPDNYDPDKRYPIMTYYYRFFTDRLHDFNEPKTNHRPVFAQYVSDEYVVFLPDIRFEIGRPGFAATKSLVPGIQKLIEMGIADEDKLGLHGHSWSGYQTAFMVTQTDIFDAAVSGAPVSNMTSAYSGIRWGSGLARQFQYERTQSRIGQSLIEAPEKYIENSPVFFADKITTPMLIMHGDADGAVPWYQSIEMYLAMRRYNKDVVFLQYHDEPHHPQKFSNKLDYAIRMKEYFDYYLKGEGEPEWIIKGEAYMGD; from the coding sequence ATGCATTCACAAAAAAATCGTTTGTTTCTCATTATAATTGCCGCTCTTCTTTTTCCGGTTTGGGCTACGGCTCAGGGAGTTTTGAGTTTCGAAGATGTTATGAAATTTGAAGACATCGGCTCCATAGAACTGTCAGCGAGTGGCGATTGGGTTGCTTATGAAGTGTGGCCCGATCGTGGTGATGGCCGGGTGGAGGTGAAAAGCATAAACGGACGGAATACCTATTCTATCACTTTAGGTGCATCGCCCGAAATCACACAAAACGGGACCTGGGTAGCTGCTTTCCGGAAGGTACCCCTGGCGGAAGAACTTAAATCCGACAAGAATAAACCGAAACAAGGACTGTCTTTACTTTCCACAAGCGATGGCTCGATCACGGAGTTTGACAGTGTTCGTTCTTTTGCTTTTTCAGAAGATGGAAGCTGGCTTGCCATTCAGCATCATCAGTCTAAAGAAGTGGAAGACCTCAAATCAGGGAATAAGAAGTTAGGTACAGAGGTTACGCTCTGGAACACCGAATCAGGCTCTGTTTTCTCTTTGCCATTTGTGCGGAAAATGGAGTTCGACAGCCTTTCCAACTACCTGGCCTATTCTGTGGCGGATACCTCTGGCGCTGAAAACGGGCTGTATGTTTTTGATTTGAATGATCAGGATTCCCGGGCTATTGACCTGGTGGAAAACGGATTATACGGAAACCTGACCTGGGACTATGATTTGCAAAAACTGGCATTTACCAAAGCTACGTATGATACTTCTTATGTTGAAAGTAATGCTTCGGTTCATATCTGGAATACGCAAAATGAGGAGTTGTCAACGCTGTTAAATGCCGATGCCGGAAATGAGGGATATGTGCTGCGATCTAACAACGAGCTCACTTTTACCAATGATGGGCAACGACTGTTTTTTGGCTTCATGGATGCTGAAATGGCGGCGCTGGATGCCAGGAAAGATGCTGCTGAAGACGATGAAATAGATATCTACGACGTGGATGATATCATTGAAGACCGGGGACTGGATATTTGGCATGGAGATGATCCCCGAATCAAAACGCATGAAAAGAAGAGCTGGAATTCAACCAAAAACCATCTTTACCTCGCCGTATATCATTTGGATAGCGATGAGTGGGTTCAGCTGGCCGACCATGAAATGCCTGAAATTGATATTGCTCATAATCCGAATGTGGTATTGGGAAGTTCTCAGGTTCCTTATATGAAAGAAATGACCTGGGAAGGATTCTTCAACGACTGGTATTATGTAAATCTGGAAACCGGAAAGCGTACGTTGATTGGGAAGAAACTTTCGGAAGGGGTTAGCCTTTCGCCCGGTGGTACGTTTGCTGCATTTTATGTAAACAAGCACTGGAATCTGCTTGATATTGAAAAAGGGGTAACCCGGAATATTACCGCAAACCTGGAAGTGCCATTCTATAACGAAGATCATGACTACCCATCCCGGGTGCCCGATTACGGTATCGCCGGTTGGGTTGAAGATGATCGTGCTGTAATGATTTATGATAAGTACGACATCTGGAGATTTCCAACCGATTTCAGTGAGCCCGTCTCTATTACCGATGGGGCCGGCCGGGAAGCCAAACGGATTTTCCGCATAGAAAGAATGGATAAGGATTGGGGGGAACCGTATGCCAATAATGAGGAGTTATTACTGACTTCCTATCACGACCTGAAGAAGAATTTCGGATTTTACTCAGCTAAAGTAAATCAAACAGGTGTCAGTCGGCTGCTGGAAGAAGACAAGAAATTTACTTTTGTGGATAAAGCGAAAGATGCGAATACGATATTGTACAAGCGGGAAGCCTACGACGAATTTCCCAATATCTGGGTGGCTAACAACCGGCAGTTTAAACGAAAAAATAAGCTGACCAATCTTCATGAAGACCTCCATAAAAAATGGAATTGGGGGAAAGCTGAGCTCATCGACTGGTTAAGCTTGGATGGAAAGTATATTCAGGGTGTGGTCATCAAACCGGATAATTATGATCCTGATAAGCGGTATCCGATTATGACGTATTACTATCGGTTTTTTACCGATCGCTTGCATGATTTCAATGAGCCGAAGACCAATCACCGCCCGGTTTTTGCTCAATATGTGAGTGACGAATACGTCGTTTTTCTTCCTGATATTCGCTTTGAAATTGGTCGTCCGGGCTTTGCGGCAACCAAGAGCTTGGTGCCCGGCATACAGAAATTGATTGAGATGGGTATCGCCGATGAAGATAAGCTTGGTCTTCATGGCCATTCCTGGAGTGGCTATCAAACGGCCTTTATGGTTACCCAAACCGATATTTTTGATGCTGCGGTTTCCGGTGCACCGGTAAGTAATATGACCAGTGCGTACAGTGGCATCCGCTGGGGATCAGGGCTTGCACGGCAGTTTCAATACGAAAGAACTCAAAGCCGCATTGGGCAAAGCCTGATAGAAGCTCCTGAAAAGTACATTGAAAACTCACCGGTGTTTTTTGCGGATAAAATCACCACTCCGATGCTCATCATGCACGGAGATGCAGATGGAGCCGTGCCGTGGTATCAAAGTATTGAGATGTACCTGGCTATGCGACGCTACAACAAGGATGTGGTATTTCTTCAGTATCACGATGAACCGCATCATCCTCAAAAATTTTCCAATAAACTGGATTACGCTATTCGGATGAAAGAGTATTTCGACTATTACCTGAAAGGGGAAGGTGAACCGGAATGGATTATAAAAGGAGAAGCATATATGGGAGATTAG
- a CDS encoding DinB family protein: MKNSAYTYDYFLDAFEQAKITAEDLVQSVDNDVFLRKPNEDKWCMGEILNHLLQAGNEYLPQIKKGLNRPDEELAKGGEPFTPNFLFRWFIHIVSPQYNRAVPTVKPFEPKNVDEINREEVLSDFLSLQDEFIHLIKKAKLEQLNLDRIKTRNPIIKFVPMSLTACFGVQEAHQRRHFEQMKALKEQFTEG, from the coding sequence ATGAAAAACTCAGCCTACACCTATGATTATTTTTTGGATGCTTTTGAGCAGGCTAAAATAACGGCCGAAGATCTTGTCCAAAGCGTAGATAATGATGTGTTTTTGCGAAAACCGAATGAAGACAAATGGTGTATGGGCGAAATATTGAACCATCTTTTACAGGCCGGGAATGAATATTTACCGCAAATCAAAAAAGGGCTCAACAGGCCGGATGAAGAATTAGCGAAAGGCGGTGAGCCCTTTACCCCCAACTTCCTCTTTCGGTGGTTTATACATATTGTAAGTCCTCAGTACAACCGTGCGGTTCCTACCGTTAAACCTTTTGAACCGAAAAATGTGGACGAGATTAATCGAGAAGAAGTACTTTCTGACTTCCTTTCCCTTCAGGACGAATTCATTCACTTAATCAAAAAAGCCAAGTTGGAACAGCTAAATCTGGACCGGATAAAAACCCGCAATCCTATTATCAAATTTGTACCCATGTCCTTGACAGCCTGCTTTGGTGTACAGGAAGCCCACCAACGCAGACATTTTGAGCAGATGAAAGCCTTGAAAGAGCAGTTTACTGAAGGTTAA
- a CDS encoding sterol desaturase family protein, which produces MDWLYLIGFMGVGFAGMEIVSYCVHRWLFHGILWNIHESHHKPNHGLFELNDIFSLFFAGVSIWLMVEGAITMFTSPAFGIGAGVAVYGVLYFIIHDLFAHKRFVPFSSDNKIMKLIRRAHQRHHQDVDKEGHEPYGLFLFPYDEYPERKRKFDR; this is translated from the coding sequence ATGGATTGGCTTTACTTAATCGGATTTATGGGCGTGGGCTTCGCGGGGATGGAAATTGTTTCGTATTGTGTGCACCGGTGGTTATTTCACGGGATTCTTTGGAACATTCATGAGTCTCATCACAAACCGAACCATGGTTTGTTTGAACTGAATGATATTTTCTCGCTGTTTTTTGCCGGTGTTTCCATTTGGCTGATGGTAGAGGGGGCCATCACTATGTTTACATCGCCGGCATTTGGGATTGGGGCAGGCGTTGCCGTTTACGGAGTGTTGTATTTTATCATTCACGACCTCTTTGCTCATAAAAGATTTGTGCCCTTCAGCAGTGATAATAAAATTATGAAGCTGATCCGGCGGGCTCACCAAAGACACCATCAGGATGTGGACAAAGAGGGGCATGAGCCTTATGGACTGTTTCTCTTTCCTTATGATGAATACCCGGAGCGGAAGCGCAAATTTGACCGGTGA
- a CDS encoding LexA family protein, with amino-acid sequence MEGLKIYQGGSAKKQRNEVKLSQKAETGFVSPAADHLQKPLDLEELIVHRPAATFYVRAEGNAMKASGVQDGDILVVDRSVHPSDGNIVIAAIEEEPVIRRLVKRGSRLFLISDDSRFEPITIHPDTNWLIWGVITHVIHRYEV; translated from the coding sequence ATGGAGGGACTAAAAATTTACCAGGGAGGGTCGGCCAAAAAACAGCGAAACGAGGTAAAACTTTCTCAAAAAGCGGAGACCGGATTTGTATCTCCGGCGGCCGATCATCTCCAAAAACCGCTGGACTTGGAAGAATTGATTGTACACCGCCCCGCTGCTACGTTTTATGTGCGGGCTGAAGGAAACGCGATGAAGGCATCGGGGGTGCAGGATGGAGATATCCTTGTGGTGGATCGATCCGTACATCCATCAGATGGAAATATTGTGATAGCCGCGATCGAGGAGGAACCCGTAATCAGAAGGCTGGTTAAGAGAGGGTCGCGGCTATTTTTAATTTCTGATGATTCCCGGTTTGAACCGATCACCATCCACCCCGATACCAATTGGCTCATTTGGGGAGTAATCACTCACGTCATTCACCGGTATGAAGTATGA
- a CDS encoding tetratricopeptide repeat protein, with the protein MIESKINKELERKIDLYVNGRLDAEQVDELWSELIQDEYYMDYMKSVANLKAVIDRKQAAKPSSKVHSFRKVAQYAAAAAVILIASVVGVLNMNPSGDFSVSPIAQIGLDVVRDAEGVSATVTSDVIRRAIRLATDGEVQEAISLLQSELEEATEPQLKAEIALSLGSIQYNNGNYSSSIENFKIVTAQENIEVLTLEKGYWFLGNTYFQLDRLEEAGDAFQKAYELNGAYSRVAKTYVDALENVSR; encoded by the coding sequence ATGATAGAAAGTAAGATTAATAAAGAATTAGAGAGGAAGATTGATCTGTATGTAAACGGTCGGCTTGATGCTGAGCAGGTTGATGAATTGTGGTCTGAACTTATTCAGGATGAATATTACATGGACTACATGAAAAGCGTTGCCAATTTAAAGGCCGTCATCGACCGTAAGCAAGCAGCAAAACCATCTTCCAAAGTACACTCTTTCCGAAAAGTTGCCCAATATGCTGCGGCAGCTGCTGTAATTTTGATAGCATCGGTAGTAGGGGTGTTAAATATGAATCCTTCCGGTGACTTCTCGGTAAGCCCGATAGCACAGATTGGATTAGATGTTGTTAGAGATGCTGAAGGGGTTTCTGCTACTGTTACCAGCGATGTAATTCGAAGAGCTATTCGTTTGGCTACCGATGGGGAGGTTCAGGAAGCGATTTCATTGCTCCAATCCGAGCTGGAAGAAGCCACAGAGCCACAACTAAAAGCTGAGATTGCATTGAGCTTAGGTTCAATTCAGTATAACAACGGCAACTATTCATCCTCTATCGAAAATTTCAAAATTGTTACTGCACAAGAAAACATAGAAGTACTTACTCTTGAAAAAGGGTACTGGTTTTTAGGTAACACGTATTTCCAATTGGATCGTCTTGAAGAAGCGGGAGATGCTTTCCAAAAAGCCTATGAACTCAATGGTGCTTACAGCCGAGTCGCAAAAACATATGTGGATGCGCTGGAAAACGTGAGCAGATAG
- a CDS encoding glycoside hydrolase family 3 N-terminal domain-containing protein, which yields MIRLLPILIILSTFYGCQQKVPQQEEVIDSKRLGQMLVLGFRGTEIDDNHPIVKDLKELNIGGVVLYDYDYELESFGRNIESQDQLLKLSSDLIANAPISPIIAVHQDGGFQSPLHSLYNDSEELKKGFLQDSASSVSYSRKYAQEFTVLSLNTNFNPRLDLQTPSNQAPNPEIISSDPDVVTQQAGHILDEYDKELLFSVPKYFPGYSSDYHPSDSINDVTGIWTDDFLQPYRALLSSDRDVWGIMTAHSFNANIDSVWPGTLSEKTITGLLRDSLGYDGVILSDDLQKPIITSKYSLENALQQAINAGVDILVLGNNHAYDEQIAKRAIGIIQQLLREGKIEKENVEASLSRIDSLKINVIEGLCSCMNF from the coding sequence ATGATTCGACTGTTACCCATTCTGATAATCTTGTCCACCTTCTATGGTTGCCAACAAAAGGTCCCTCAACAAGAAGAAGTCATCGATTCAAAAAGACTGGGACAAATGCTGGTTCTGGGTTTCCGTGGTACAGAAATTGACGACAACCACCCGATAGTAAAAGATCTGAAGGAATTAAATATCGGCGGGGTCGTTCTCTATGACTACGATTACGAACTTGAGAGTTTTGGAAGAAATATTGAGTCGCAAGACCAACTGCTCAAACTTTCCAGCGATCTGATTGCAAACGCTCCCATTTCACCAATAATCGCTGTTCATCAGGATGGCGGCTTTCAGTCACCGCTCCACAGTTTATATAATGACTCAGAGGAATTAAAAAAAGGTTTTCTTCAGGATTCAGCATCATCTGTTTCTTATTCCAGGAAATATGCACAGGAATTTACGGTTCTTAGTCTCAACACCAATTTCAATCCTCGTTTGGATTTACAAACCCCGTCAAATCAAGCTCCAAATCCGGAGATAATTTCTTCTGATCCCGATGTGGTAACGCAGCAAGCGGGCCACATTCTTGATGAATATGACAAGGAATTACTCTTCAGCGTACCCAAGTACTTTCCGGGTTACAGCAGCGACTATCACCCTTCGGATTCGATAAATGACGTAACTGGTATTTGGACGGATGATTTCCTGCAGCCTTATCGTGCCCTTCTTTCATCAGATCGGGACGTTTGGGGAATCATGACCGCACACAGCTTCAATGCCAATATTGATTCCGTATGGCCCGGAACCCTGTCCGAAAAAACGATCACAGGATTACTTCGTGATTCCCTCGGTTATGATGGTGTTATACTTTCTGATGATCTTCAAAAACCCATCATCACCAGCAAGTACAGCCTGGAAAATGCCCTTCAACAGGCCATTAATGCAGGGGTAGATATACTGGTTTTGGGCAATAATCACGCTTATGATGAACAAATAGCTAAACGGGCAATAGGCATCATCCAACAACTGCTGCGAGAGGGAAAAATAGAAAAGGAAAACGTGGAAGCTTCTCTTTCCCGAATCGACTCCCTCAAAATAAATGTAATTGAAGGACTTTGTTCATGCATGAATTTTTGA
- a CDS encoding TlpA family protein disulfide reductase — MPATNAFKYLTIFALVFVSCGNNPASLQGSIDYLGDANLVIQQQPVHYKYSPVLRDTLNVSDQGSFSFTTPVSSRHIRTLLINDESYPFILSPGADLEITILRAAFPENVSVEGYPESWGERYNRYLTEIEEIETQIPIEEEKIKVGEDNNLLELSERKYQIAEKHLSGTPLRDYYLKAIGEHLVFAVRSIEYNQRFNKNFDADSAREHVFSLADSLNFFTIKSLKAQRAGIRDFAHYYARTFGIYDSVKSAYGQDLSEYDIKRLAYEELNEKRLQVLDHIESRDAMAHARMYLVAERIGEQDLETATPSYEAYLEDFSDYPEYTEFLTYFYNEIKSVSPGQPAVPFSLPDIDGNIHTMKDYRGKFVLLDFWAGWCQPCLEEFSYMKDIYANYSRDELEIIGISNEADSLVWVQDIKRLELPWVQLYGGNGFDEKTFKAYKGGGIPFYILVDPNGEIARYNDVRPSFNFTPVLDSLLSEYKNQLN, encoded by the coding sequence ATGCCCGCTACTAACGCCTTCAAATATTTAACAATCTTCGCACTTGTCTTTGTCTCCTGCGGAAATAACCCGGCATCCCTACAGGGCAGCATCGATTACCTCGGAGATGCCAACCTCGTCATTCAGCAACAACCTGTTCATTACAAATACTCCCCGGTGCTAAGAGATACCCTGAACGTATCCGATCAAGGCTCTTTCTCTTTTACCACTCCTGTATCCTCCCGGCATATTCGCACTTTGCTGATAAACGATGAATCATATCCTTTTATCTTATCCCCCGGAGCTGATTTAGAAATCACCATACTGAGGGCTGCATTCCCTGAAAATGTAAGCGTGGAAGGTTATCCTGAATCTTGGGGTGAACGATATAATCGCTACCTGACTGAGATTGAAGAAATCGAGACACAGATTCCCATTGAGGAAGAAAAGATTAAGGTTGGGGAAGATAACAACTTGCTTGAGCTGAGTGAAAGAAAATACCAAATTGCTGAAAAGCACCTTTCCGGCACGCCACTACGTGATTATTATCTGAAAGCAATCGGCGAGCACCTTGTATTTGCTGTCCGATCTATTGAATACAATCAGCGGTTCAATAAAAATTTTGATGCTGATTCTGCCAGAGAGCACGTTTTTTCTTTGGCCGATTCCCTCAATTTTTTCACCATAAAATCACTGAAGGCCCAGCGAGCAGGAATACGTGACTTTGCCCACTATTACGCTCGCACTTTTGGCATTTACGACAGCGTTAAGTCTGCTTACGGGCAAGATTTGTCTGAATATGATATCAAACGATTGGCCTATGAGGAACTGAATGAGAAACGCCTTCAGGTGTTAGACCATATAGAAAGTCGTGATGCAATGGCTCACGCCCGAATGTACCTGGTGGCAGAACGAATTGGAGAGCAGGATTTGGAAACGGCAACTCCAAGTTATGAAGCCTACCTGGAAGACTTTTCTGATTATCCTGAGTACACCGAATTCCTAACTTACTTCTACAATGAAATCAAATCAGTTTCCCCGGGCCAGCCAGCTGTTCCGTTTTCCCTGCCCGATATAGATGGAAATATCCATACTATGAAAGATTACCGGGGTAAGTTTGTACTGCTCGATTTTTGGGCGGGATGGTGCCAGCCTTGCCTGGAAGAGTTTTCCTACATGAAAGATATCTACGCCAATTACTCACGTGATGAACTCGAAATCATCGGGATTTCCAATGAAGCCGACAGCCTGGTTTGGGTGCAGGATATTAAGCGACTGGAACTCCCATGGGTTCAGCTTTACGGAGGCAATGGGTTTGATGAAAAGACGTTCAAAGCCTATAAAGGCGGGGGAATTCCGTTCTATATTTTAGTTGATCCGAATGGGGAAATTGCCCGATATAACGATGTTCGTCCCTCCTTTAATTTCACACCTGTTTTAGACAGTTTACTATCCGAATATAAAAACCAACTAAACTGA